In Spinacia oleracea cultivar Varoflay chromosome 5, BTI_SOV_V1, whole genome shotgun sequence, a single window of DNA contains:
- the LOC110798997 gene encoding protein NRT1/ PTR FAMILY 2.8, translating to MGTEAGKDEENDNQLSSTNQRKKGGWTAVKYILANETFDKVASMSLICNMILFLRSNYHIGGIALLNLQGIWSGCSNFLTIPGAVLSDTYLGRFSTLLIGSIISTMGMGILTVSVGVPKLKPPKCEPPAECLPSESWQLAILYAGLTLVAIGGGCVRPCNIGFGADQFDVTTEKGRASYARFYNWWYFSFTFALLVALIGVVWIQVHISWAIACVVATVCFASSTIIFLIGSPTFINKKPQGSIYIDMARVVVAAFGKRNVQNHQTIYDPPCISNSNDVIAPPKLSRTNRLIYLDKASLITQPEELNNSGLAINKWSLCSVQQVEQLKCLFGILPVWLTGVFCFVSIDQHNSYGILQAMQMNRRFTRKGFEIPAAWIGFASMASLSLWILAYERICLPLAKKITKKNDVRLSINTRIKIGIVMSVLSTSTAAVVECKRRELAIKNNSYSSPLHVGYLAPQQVICGLTEAFAGVTVMEFYTTQMPESMRSLSGSIFFLNLAMASYISIAIINIITKITQHTHQGSWLGGNDLNHNRLDYLFAIVACLGVVNYFFFTFFASKFVFIDNNIETTEAASSSTEVHPRVE from the exons AAGACGAGGAGAATGATAATCAACTTTCTTCAACAAATCAGAGGAAGAAAGGTGGATGGACGGCCGTAAAATATATTTTAG CGAATGAGACATTTGATAAGGTGGCATCAATGAGCTTGATTTGCAACATGATATTATTTTTACGATCCAATTACCATATAGGAGGAATAGCGTTACTTAATCTACAAGGAATATGGTCAGGATGTTCCAACTTTTTAACAATACCAGGTGCTGTGTTGTCTGACACCTACCTTGGTAGGTTCTCCACTTTGCTTATTGGTTCCATCATTTCTACCATG GGAATGGGAATATTGACAGTAAGTGTAGGAGTACCTAAACTAAAGCCTCCAAAATGTGAACCACCAGCAGAATGTCTCCCATCCGAGTCTTGGCAGCTAGCAATTCTCTACGCAGGTCTAACACTAGTAGCCATAGGAGGCGGTTGCGTAAGGCCGTGCAACATCGGGTTCGGTGCTGATCAGTTCGACGTTACAACAGAAAAAGGCAGGGCTTCCTATGCCCGTTTCTATAACTGGTGGTACTTCTCCTTCACATTTGCACTCTTGGTAGCACTCATCGGAGTAGTTTGGATCCAAGTCCACATTAGTTGGGCTATCGCCTGTGTGGTTGCAACCGTCTGCTTCGCATCGTCAACCATCATTTTCTTGATTGGTTCACCTACCTTCATCAACAAGAAACCTCAAGGAAGCATCTATATTGACATGGCTAGGGTCGTTGTTGCCGCTTTTGGAAAAAGAAACGTACAAAATCATCAAACGATCTATGATCCTCCTTGTATTAGTAACAGTAATGACGTTATTGCACCGCCTAAGCTAAGTAGAACCAACAGACTAATCTACTTAGATAAGGCTTCTTTGATAACTCAGCCTGAAGAATTAAACAATTCAGGCTTAGCTATAAACAAATGGAGTCTTTGTAGTGTTCAACAAGTGGAGCAACTAAAGTGTCTGTTTGGAATTTTACCAGTGTGGTTAACTGGTGTTTTCTGTTTTGTGTCAATTGATCAACATAATTCTTACGGTATACTACAAGCAATGCAAATGAATCGGAGATTTACACGGAAAGGGTTTGAAATCCCGGCGGCATGGATAGGTTTCGCGTCAATGGCGTCTCTATCGCTTTGGATACTAGCTTATGAGCGTATATGTCTACCTTTAGCAAAGAAAATAACAAAGAAAAACGACGTGAGGTTGTCAATCAATACAAGGATCAAAATAGGAATAGTTATGTCAGTTTTAAGCACGTCTACTGCAGCTGTGGTTGAGTGCAAGAGACGTGAGTTAGCCATAAAAAACAACTCATATTCGTCGCCTTTGCACGTGGGATATTTAGCGCCACAACAAGTTATTTGTGGGTTAACTGAAGCTTTTGCTGGGGTTACAGTAATGGAGTTTTATACTACACAGATGCCTGAAAGTATGAGATCATTGTCTGGCTCCATCTTCTTCCTTAACTTGGCTATGGCTAGTTATATATCTATTGCTATTATAAACATCATTACTAAGATAACTCAACACACACATCAAGGGTCATGGTTGGGTGGAAATGATCTTAACCACAACAGGCTTGATTACTTGTTTGCCATTGTTGCTTGTTTAGGAGTGGTTAACTACTTCTTTTTCACCTTCTTCGCTAGCAAATTTGTGTTTATTGATAACAACATCGAGACTACTGAAGCAGCAAGTTCTAGTACAGAGGTGCACCCAAGAGTTGAATGA